From Pagrus major chromosome 18, Pma_NU_1.0, a single genomic window includes:
- the LOC141013023 gene encoding phospholipase A and acyltransferase 4-like: MSVQGAVSDSLMSFSTEEAMVRKEKLQKVVGDSKWTINNSLDKTYESRSPCIIVEEALMQVGNVMEYSVITKNCEHFVNKLRYGKAVSLQVLKAAVAIVDTLVGAVQDSSEDSVGQVGTSTTL, translated from the exons ATGTCTGTCCAAGGTGCAGTTTCCGACAGCTTGATGTCTTTCTCAACTGAGGAGGCCATGGTGAGgaaagagaagctgcagaagGTGGTGGGAGACAGCAAATGGACAATCAACAACAGCCTGGACAAGACGTACGAGTCCCGCTCACCTTGCATCATTGTGGAGGAGGCGCTCATGCAGGTGGGCAATGTGATGGAGTACTCCGTCATCACCAAGAACTGTGAGCACTTTGTAAACAAGCTGCGCTACGGGAAAGCTGTGTCCTTGCAG GTGCTTAAGGCAGCTGTTGCTATAGTGGACACTTTAGTGGGTGCAGTACAGGACTCTTCAGAA GACAGTGTGGGACAAGTGGGTACTTCCACAACTCTATAA
- the LOC141013419 gene encoding phospholipase A and acyltransferase 3-like: MAPTLYDEKPEPGDLIEIFRGTYQHWAVYVGDGFIVHLAPPSEVPGAGANSMMSVLTEKAMVKKQELWDVVGTNQWKINNGLDKKYEPRPARIILREANAMVGTELPYCVFRGNCEHFANELRYGKAESRQVCKAGEAVMVAGVAAAVGLGIVYLAGALFGGSKKENKNNTQ, from the exons ATGGCCCCCACACTG TATGATGAGAAACCGGAGCCTGGGGACTTGATTGAGATCTTCAGGGGCACCTATCAGCACTGGGCTGTGTATGTTGGTGATGGCTTCATTGTTCACTTGGCACCACCCT CTGAAGTCCCTGGTGCAGGAGCCAACAGCATGATGTCTGTCCTAACTGAGAAGGCCATGGTGAAGAAACAGGAGCTGTGGGACGTTGTGGGAACCAACCAGTGGAAAATCAACAACGGCCTGGACAAGAAGTATGAGCCCCGCCCGGCTCGTATCATTTTGAGGGAGGCGAATGCAATGGTGGGCACGGAGCTGCCGTACTGCGTCTTCAGGGGGAACTGTGAGCACTTTGCAAACGAGCTGCGATACGGAAAAGCAGAATCCCGGCAG GTGTGTAAGGCAGGAGAAGCGGTCATGGTCGCAGGTGTGGCGGCAGCGGTGGGTCTGGGTATTGTGTATCTGGCAGGAGCTCTGTTTGGAggaagcaaaaaagaaaacaagaacaacacGCAGTGA
- the ints5 gene encoding integrator complex subunit 5, translating to MLKDQAMSVVFDGSPLKAMQSSHTHTPQTALSAQELSQEIKSFISGVDTVQGRKLSVREHARCAVRLLRSVPACRGAVLEHLRGVYDEHVSAFLHNLETEGDASSGVSSNLEDIIQEVHGVLSEFIRLNPRAWAPLVSAWAVDLLGQLSSKHAGRRVAPHSSSLNELLQLWMSCAATRSLMEAYSQCLAAMLAWCPDACVDALLDTSVQHSPHFDWVVAHIGSAFPGTIISRVLACGLKDFCSHGAKDQGLLVMGADKGSRVPKIGSVVGILGHLAAHHSDSIRKELLRMFQESLTPSSPMSPTSSSTSWENSPQLRRAAVPFLLQLAAMSPNLFGAVSAELVELLRPPVLLHLQALLQGLPREELDNMLGLAVHLISQSPSGGARVLRFLADTATPASVIISGPTPSPHEGVREGCDRLLQMLLLHLHKLVFNRLDGTEVNPHHSASSQPQRVIPFLEELQSHIGELCAETLRLERKRHLWLHQLLCLLSVYGGPSVATEAFCQLLTQARNPEELALAWQLHTTLSSCIAGLIPAAVTRCVAQIHTHTLGPRQLRQLLLNLAAAIQSQDEERRGAAGVQSSMAIQVGSAVSGHLHDFGPLLLHGDPAVSHAAVRLLSCSPLPRTSSPAHLLLLSRAAVTHFFLALRRRGEGGKVGRDGGQAGEAVNWSVLLLSRFAAYSPLTLKAVLQQLVEGALHKGNAELFGGQIADMSGAPVTSPSVSPDLGASLLDINCRFGTTVNFSGSVWSVFHAGVIGKGLKVRTAAKLPDPSGVIQNVQTLLAVVVQCCSSSGLNGSINGSRPPSDPDEPAPINAEAAKVIAVTLVENVCPDVANGELSWPPEEHARTTVERDIHIRRCFEAHPVLFPLLQVVAAGRPALCYCSAVLRGLLATLLAHWEASREALSTDSPWHLQASCLLVSCMGEGQLLPPVLANVHEAFPHLTPFEVRLLLLAVWEYVRGNGPMPQKFVFSSEKGLFCRDFSRDGDVARYVAPIHSVLHKNIDRLGHLCWRFQL from the exons ATGCTAAAGGATCAAGCGATGTCTGTGGTGTTTGACGGGAGTCCGCTGAAAGCGATGCAgagctcacacactcacacaccgcAGACTGCCCTGAG CGCCCAGGAACTGTCCCAGGAGATCAAGTCCTTCATCAGTGGCGTTGACACCGTTCAGGGCCGGAAGCTCAGTGTGCGGGAACACGCCCGCTGTGCTGTGCGCCTGCTGCGCTCCGTCCCGGCCTGTCGAGGGGCGGTGCTGGAGCATCTGAGGGGCGTTTATGACGAGCACGTCTCCGCCTTCCTGCACAACCTAGAGACAGAGGGTGATGCCAGCTCCGGGGTCAGCTCCAACCTGGAGGACATCATACAG GAGGTTCATGGTGTCCTGTCAGAGTTCATCCGCCTCAACCCCCGGGCCTGGGCCCCTCTGGTATCTGCCTGGGCTGTGGACCTCCTGGGTCAGCTGAGCAGCAAGCATGCCGGCCGCAGGGTGGCCCCTCACTCCTCCAGCCTCAATGAGCTGCTCCAGCTCTGGATGTCCTGTGCTGCCACCCGCTCCCTCATGGAGGCCTACTCCCAGTGTTTGGCCGCCATGCTGGCCTGGTGCCCTGACGCCTGTGTGGATGCGCTGTTGGACACCTCCGTTCAGCACTCCCCGCATTTTGACTGGGTGGTGGCTCACATCGGTTCTGCCTTCCCGGGTACCATCATCAGCCGAGTCTTGGCATGCGGACTCAAGGACTTCTGCTCTCATGGCGCTAAGGACCAAGGGCTTCTTGTGATGGGAGCAGATAAAGGCAGCAGAGTGCCCAAGATTGGCTCAGTGGTGGGAATCCTCGGACACCTTGCAGCGCACCATTCAGACAGCATCAGGAAGGAGCTGCTCAGGATGTTTCAGGAGAGCCTGACTCCATCGAGCCCTATGTCTCCCACTTCATCCTCAACGTCCTGGGAGAATTCCCCTCAACTCCGTCGTGCTGCAGTAccatttctgctgcagctggctgCAATGTCCCCCAACCTCTTTGGTGCCGTGTCTGCAGAACTGGTAGAGCTGCTACGCCCTCCTGTCCTGCTCCACCTGCAGGCTTTGCTGCAGGGCCTCCCCAGAGAAGAACTAGATAACATGCTAGGGCTGGCTGTCCACCTCATAAGCCAGAGTCCATCAGGAGGTGCCCGGGTCCTCCGTTTTCTGGCAGACACAGCCACCCCGgcctcagtcatcatctccgGCCCTACACCCTCCCCTCATGAAGGAGTCAGAGAAGGATGCGATCGCCTTCTTCAGATGCTGCTTCTTCATCTCCACAAACTGGTCTTCAACCGCTTGGATGGAACTGAGGTCAACCCCCACCACTCAGCTTCCTCTCAGCCCCAGAGGGTTATCCCCTTCTTGGAGGAGCTGCAGTCTCACATAGGTGAGCTCTGTGCCGAGACGCTGCGACTGGAGAGGAAACGTCACCTCTGGCTGCACCAGTTGCTGTGTCTGCTGTCGGTGTATGGGGGTCCCAGTGTGGCCACTGAGGCCTTCTGCCAGCTTCTCACCCAGGCCCGCAACCCGGAGGAGTTGGCTCTGGCCTGGCAGCTCCACACAACGCTCTCCTCTTGCATAGCAGGACTCATTCCTGCCGCTGTGACTCGCTGTGTGGCCCAGATCCATACACACACTCTGGGGCCCCGTCAGCtgagacagctgctgctgaacctGGCCGCAGCCATCCAGAGCCaggatgaggagagaagaggagcagcaggtgtTCAGTCATCCATGGCCATCCAGGTGGGCTCAGCGGTCTCAGGGCACCTCCATGATTTTGGTCCGCTCCTTCTCCACGGTGACCCAGCTGTATCTCACGCTGCAGTGCGCCTCCTGTCCTGTAGCCCGCTCCCTCGCACCTCCTCCCCAGCACACCTGCTCCTGCTTTCCCGTGCTGCCGTGACACATTTCTTTCTGGCACTGAGGAGACGAGGAGAAGGGGGGAAGGTGGGGCGAGATGGGGGACAAGCAGGGGAGGCGGTGAACTGGTCAGTCCTGCTGCTGTCCCGTTTCGCAGCGTATTCTCCGCTCACTCTTAAAGCAGTTCTTCAGCAGTTGGTTGAGGGAGCGCTGCACAAAGGCAACGCTGAGCTGTTTGGAGGGCAGATCGCGGACATGTCTGGCGCACCTGTGACTTCGCCATCGGTATCCCCCGACCTCGGAGCCTCTTTGCTGGACATCAACTGTCGGTTTGGCACCACAGTCAACTTTTCTGGCAGCGTGTGGTCTGTGTTTCATGCCGGGGTGATTGGCAAGGGGCTGAAGGTCCGCACTGCTGCCAAGCTGCCTGACCCATCTGGGGTCATCCAG AATGTCCAGACTCTTCTGGCTGTCGTAGTCCAGTGTTGTAGCTCCTCTGGTCTCAATGGCTCTATCAACGGCTCACGACCACCATCTGACCCTGACGAGCCAGCTCCCATCAACGCAGAGGCAGCCAAGGTCATTGCAGTCACATTGGTGGAAAACGTCTGTCCAGATGTGGCCAATGGTGAGCTGTCCTGGCCCCCAGAAGAGCACGCCCGCACCACAGTGGAGCGAGACATCCACATCCGGCGTTGCTTCGAGGCCCACCCCGTGCTCTTCCCTCTTCTTCAGGTTGTGGCAGCTGGACGTCCGGCTCTCTGCTACTGCTCAGCTGTGCTCAGAGGCCTCCTGGCCACTCTGCTGGCTCACTGGGAGGCGTCACGTGAGGCGTTGTCCACAGACTCCCCATGGCACCTCCAGGCCTCCTGCCTCCTGGTGTCCTGCATGGGAGAGGGCCAGCTCCTGCCTCCCGTGCTGGCCAATGTCCACGAAGCCTTCCCCCACCTCACTCCCTTCGAGGTGAGGCTACTGCTCCTGGCTGTGTGGGAGTATGTGAGAGGAAACGGGCCAATGCCCCAGAAGTTTGTCTTCAGCTCAGAGAAGGGCCTCTTCTGCAGGGATTTCTCACGGGATGGTGACGTAGCAAGATACGTGGCACCGATCCACAGCGTCCTGCATAAAAACATAGATAGATTGGGACACCTGTGTTGGCGGTTCCAGCTCTGA
- the LOC141012786 gene encoding phospholipase A and acyltransferase 4-like, with protein sequence MGQWWSKSKSDQKPKPGDLIEIFRGVYEHWAVYVGDDWVVHLTAPPGAEVPGIVSDILMSVPTEKSMVRKQKLQEVVGNDTWRINNTLDKKYKPHSARIIVEEVLRQVGEMMPYSFISKNCEHFVNKMRYGKAESLQVREAGEAAEVATGVLGAVSVAALAIGIIFIINRKTDWQTFSSTSPPI encoded by the exons ATGGGCCAGTGGTGGTCAAAG TCCAAGTCTGATCAGAAACCAAAGCCTGGGGACTTGATTGAGATCTTCCGAGGTGTCTATGAGCACTGGGCTGTGTATGTTGGTGATGACTGGGTTGTTCACTTGACAGCACCACCAGGCG CTGAAGTCCCAGGTATAGTTTCCGACATCTTGATGTCTGTCCCAACTGAGAAGTCCATGGTGAGGAAACAGAAGCTGCAGGAGGTGGTGGGAAACGACACATGGAGAATCAACAACACCTTGGACAAGAAGTACAAGCCCCACTCAGCTCGCATCATTGTGGAGGAGGTGCTCAGGCAGGTGGGCGAGATGATGCCGTACTCCTTCATCAGCAAGAACTGTGAGCACTTTGTAAACAAGATGCGCTACGGGAAAGCTGAGTCCTTGCAG GTGCGTGAGGCAGGAGAAGCGGCAGAAGTTGCAACAGGTGTACTGGGCGCTGTCTCTGTGGCTGCTTTAGCAATTGGAATAATATTCATCATAAATCGAAAGACAGACTGGCAGACattttcctccacctctcctcccaTCTGA